One uncultured Carboxylicivirga sp. genomic window, TTCTGAGCTTAATGTTATTGATATATTTAATTCCAGGGTACTGAGGATGGTCTGGAATAATCTCATGTTATAATCCACTAAAGAGTCGAATTTCTGCTCGTAGAAAGGTTGAAAATCATCAGCATAATATTCAAAAAAAGGAGAGGAGTTATAAGCCGATGAAATAGATCTCCAATGTTGTTTTTGCCAGTCGGTATCATAGCTGATCAATGCATCCCTGGTTTTAATCTTTACATTTTTTTGATTGATTACTGGCACTGATAATGACAAAGGACCATTAGCAGCAATAATATTACACCTGTTTCTGTACGATTTACGTTCGTACGAGCAATGCTGTTCCACAATAACATGATCACCTTCCTGGAGATGTGCAAAAAGTTGAATTGGACCCAGATAGGTGAGAGGAATTATTTTATTCGGTTGTTTCATTGATGGTTTGTTGATCAGCTTCTGACGTTAACTTGTCTTTCTTACGTTCCTTCCTTTTCCAGAAGAAGAAATACGATGCTCCGGTAATGGCGCCAAAGATAAAAACTGATATTAACAATACAGCAAGCGATATGGAAACATCTTCAAAAAAGAATTTAACAGTAACTTCTTTTGCATTTTGAACAGAGAAAATAACCAGAATGATTGCAAAAGCTGTGGCAATCCAAAATGTTTTTT contains:
- a CDS encoding WbqC family protein — protein: MKQPNKIIPLTYLGPIQLFAHLQEGDHVIVEQHCSYERKSYRNRCNIIAANGPLSLSVPVINQKNVKIKTRDALISYDTDWQKQHWRSISSAYNSSPFFEYYADDFQPFYEQKFDSLVDYNMRLFQTILSTLELNISITLSSEYVQNTDNIQDLRFLISPKHKPVYDTDFKIVNYWQVFAQKHGFIANMSILDLIFNMGPEATIILAQSLNV
- a CDS encoding LapA family protein; this encodes MKKTFWIATAFAIILVIFSVQNAKEVTVKFFFEDVSISLAVLLISVFIFGAITGASYFFFWKRKERKKDKLTSEADQQTINETTE